A genomic region of Granulicella sp. L56 contains the following coding sequences:
- a CDS encoding alpha-1,4-glucan--maltose-1-phosphate maltosyltransferase has translation MKPVEGRKRVIIEDVQPQVGCARYSAKRTLGDNVTVTAAVFADGHDHIAGRLMFRHEKDRTWRSTAITPLTNDLWSATFVVDKPGTWSYTIEAWVDHFGTWHADLQKRLSAQHDSTADASSASQNIPLALRTGAILLEEAATRAKGADAKLLAKAQASLQQIADQGDAVASPIDNELGKLVDIVNRYPDLTLATRYDQKLSLWVDRERARFSTWYELFPRSTSADPARHGTFADVEALLPDIAAMGFDVLYLPPIHPIGDAFRKGPNNNVVASKGDPGSPWAIGAKDGGHTAIHKQLGTIADFEHLVAAANTHGMELALDIAFQCSPDHPWVTEHPDWFIKRPDGSIQYAENPPKKYQDIYPLNFESPNWRALWQALHDVFDYWIQHGVQIFRVDNPHTKALPFWEWCIAEIHKKHPGVIFLAEAFTRPHVMYSLAKAGFTQSYTYFTWRNTSAELQQYFEEITKPPITDFFRPNLWPNTPDILHETLQNGGRPAFMQRVILAATLGSNYGIYGPAFELGENLPAKPGGEEYLNSEKYEIRQWDRTASHSLAPLITRLNQIRRENPALQSDGSLHFHPVDNPHILCYSKIAGSNVILVAINLDPAQEQAGWIDLDLKHLAIGHGQAFDVEDLLTGIHYEWHGRSNYVALRPDVLPAHIFRITRDPNSGNGTKLTSAPAQAETTE, from the coding sequence ATGAAACCTGTTGAGGGTCGCAAGCGCGTAATTATTGAAGATGTTCAACCACAAGTCGGCTGCGCTCGCTATTCAGCCAAGCGAACGCTGGGCGATAATGTCACCGTAACTGCAGCAGTCTTTGCCGATGGGCACGACCATATCGCGGGACGTCTTATGTTTCGGCATGAGAAAGACAGGACGTGGCGTTCTACCGCGATAACACCACTGACCAACGATCTATGGTCGGCAACATTCGTTGTAGATAAACCTGGAACCTGGAGCTACACCATCGAGGCCTGGGTCGACCACTTCGGCACATGGCACGCCGATCTTCAGAAGCGTCTCTCCGCTCAGCATGACTCCACCGCAGACGCGTCCTCAGCCTCGCAGAATATTCCTCTGGCACTCCGCACAGGAGCAATCCTCCTGGAGGAAGCGGCAACTCGCGCCAAGGGTGCGGATGCCAAGCTACTTGCAAAGGCGCAGGCATCTCTTCAACAGATTGCGGATCAGGGCGACGCGGTCGCAAGTCCCATCGACAATGAACTCGGTAAGCTTGTCGACATCGTAAATCGATACCCCGACCTCACCCTTGCCACGCGATACGATCAGAAGCTCTCTCTCTGGGTCGATCGCGAACGCGCCCGCTTCTCTACCTGGTACGAACTCTTTCCTCGTTCCACTTCCGCCGATCCGGCACGGCACGGCACCTTCGCCGATGTCGAAGCGCTTCTTCCCGACATTGCCGCGATGGGCTTCGACGTTCTTTATCTTCCGCCGATCCATCCCATTGGCGATGCTTTCCGCAAAGGCCCCAACAATAACGTCGTCGCATCCAAAGGCGACCCTGGTAGCCCCTGGGCCATCGGCGCAAAAGATGGCGGCCACACGGCGATCCACAAACAACTCGGCACCATTGCCGACTTCGAGCACCTCGTCGCCGCAGCCAACACGCATGGCATGGAACTCGCGCTCGACATAGCCTTCCAGTGTTCTCCCGATCATCCGTGGGTCACGGAGCATCCTGACTGGTTCATCAAGCGCCCCGACGGCTCCATTCAGTATGCTGAAAATCCACCAAAAAAATATCAGGATATTTATCCGCTCAACTTCGAATCGCCTAATTGGCGTGCACTCTGGCAAGCTCTGCATGATGTCTTCGATTACTGGATTCAGCATGGAGTACAAATTTTCCGCGTCGACAATCCACACACCAAGGCGTTGCCGTTCTGGGAATGGTGCATCGCCGAAATCCACAAAAAGCATCCCGGCGTAATCTTTCTCGCGGAGGCCTTTACCCGACCTCATGTCATGTACTCGCTCGCCAAGGCAGGGTTCACCCAGTCCTACACTTACTTCACCTGGCGTAACACCAGCGCTGAGTTGCAGCAGTACTTTGAAGAGATCACCAAGCCACCCATCACTGATTTCTTTCGTCCGAACCTCTGGCCCAACACGCCCGACATCCTTCACGAGACGCTGCAGAATGGTGGCCGTCCTGCCTTCATGCAGCGCGTCATCCTCGCAGCCACGCTCGGCTCAAACTACGGCATCTACGGACCCGCCTTCGAGTTAGGGGAGAATCTTCCGGCAAAACCAGGCGGCGAAGAGTATCTCAACAGCGAAAAGTACGAGATCCGCCAATGGGACCGCACCGCCTCCCACTCTCTCGCGCCGCTCATCACGCGCCTCAATCAGATCCGGCGCGAGAATCCGGCACTGCAAAGCGACGGCTCACTTCACTTTCATCCGGTCGATAACCCACACATCCTCTGCTACAGCAAAATTGCAGGGAGCAACGTCATCCTCGTCGCGATCAACCTCGATCCCGCACAGGAACAAGCCGGTTGGATCGACCTCGACCTGAAGCACCTCGCCATCGGCCACGGTCAGGCGTTCGATGTAGAAGATCTGCTCACCGGAATCCATTACGAATGGCATGGTCGCAGCAACTACGTCGCCCTGCGCCCCGACGTGCTGCCCGCGCACATCTTTCGCATCACTCGCGACCCGAACAGTGGAAACGGTACTAAACTCACCTCAGCACCTGCACAGGCGGAGACAACCGAGTGA
- a CDS encoding glycoside hydrolase family 15 protein produces the protein MAGRKKKEGLPLHGARIEDYCLIGDCETAALVSREGSIDWLCWPMFSSGACFAALLGTRDHGFWKIAPAGKIKAIRRQYRAHTLVVETTFETSKGEVCVIDFMPPRDEHSSIVRIVRGVRGEVAMRMELAVRFDYGRTTPWVTSMKGEWRAVAGPDMVVLQTKAPLCGKDMTTVSEFSVKAQESVTFTMTYLSSLASVPPQIPAAKALAETQRLWTEWAHRSQYNGPYKEAIERSLITLKALSYRPSGGIVAAVTTSLPEKIGGVRNWDYRYCWLRDTAFTLMVLMLAGYEEEAIAWRRWLLRAIAGAPDQVQTIYGIWGERQLLEWEAAWLPGYENSQPVRIGNAAVDQFQLDVFGEVAAALARTPEAEQSIRVPATALQASLVDHLCDVWRLPDEGIWETRDGRKHFTHSKVMAWVALDRAIKHHEQFDGGGDIKRWRKVRKEIHDEVCNKGFNKKLNSFVQSYGSKQLDASCLRIVMVGFLPPEDPRIRGTVEAIEQRLMKGGFVQRYDTKTSDDGLPAGEGVFLACSFWMVTNLWLIGRKDEAIALYERLLKLRNDVGLLSEEYDPVGKRLVGNFPQALTHIALLHAAYAISGMWHPEGSK, from the coding sequence ATGGCAGGACGGAAGAAAAAAGAGGGTTTACCGCTGCACGGCGCAAGAATTGAGGACTATTGCCTGATTGGAGACTGCGAGACGGCGGCACTCGTCTCTCGCGAAGGCTCGATTGACTGGTTGTGCTGGCCGATGTTTTCATCGGGCGCATGTTTTGCTGCATTGTTGGGGACGCGGGACCATGGATTCTGGAAGATAGCTCCGGCAGGCAAGATAAAAGCGATTCGTCGGCAGTATAGAGCACACACGCTGGTGGTGGAGACGACGTTCGAGACATCGAAGGGCGAAGTGTGCGTCATCGACTTTATGCCGCCGCGTGACGAGCATTCAAGCATCGTGAGGATTGTGCGAGGCGTGCGCGGCGAAGTGGCGATGCGAATGGAACTTGCGGTTCGCTTCGACTATGGGCGCACAACTCCATGGGTAACCAGCATGAAGGGCGAGTGGCGAGCTGTGGCAGGCCCGGACATGGTTGTGTTGCAGACGAAGGCTCCGCTCTGCGGCAAGGATATGACGACTGTCAGTGAATTCAGCGTAAAGGCGCAGGAGTCAGTGACCTTCACCATGACGTACCTGTCTTCGCTGGCATCTGTTCCGCCGCAGATTCCGGCCGCCAAGGCATTAGCGGAGACACAGAGGCTATGGACGGAGTGGGCGCACCGCAGTCAATACAACGGCCCGTACAAAGAGGCAATCGAACGATCGTTGATTACGCTGAAGGCGTTGTCCTATCGGCCCTCGGGAGGAATTGTCGCGGCGGTGACAACTTCGCTGCCGGAAAAAATAGGCGGCGTCCGCAACTGGGACTACCGTTATTGCTGGCTGCGCGACACGGCCTTTACCTTGATGGTGCTCATGCTGGCAGGGTATGAAGAAGAAGCGATTGCATGGCGAAGGTGGCTGCTGCGCGCGATCGCCGGCGCTCCGGATCAGGTGCAGACGATCTACGGAATATGGGGAGAGCGCCAACTTTTAGAATGGGAGGCGGCTTGGCTTCCTGGCTATGAGAACTCGCAGCCCGTACGCATCGGCAATGCTGCGGTCGATCAATTTCAACTGGATGTATTTGGCGAAGTGGCGGCTGCGCTTGCGCGTACCCCCGAGGCGGAACAGAGCATCCGGGTTCCAGCCACTGCTCTGCAGGCCTCGCTTGTCGATCATCTGTGTGATGTCTGGCGGTTGCCTGACGAAGGAATCTGGGAGACACGAGATGGCCGCAAGCACTTCACCCACTCGAAGGTGATGGCGTGGGTGGCATTGGACCGCGCGATTAAGCATCATGAACAATTTGATGGCGGGGGAGACATCAAACGATGGAGAAAAGTCAGGAAAGAAATTCATGATGAAGTGTGCAACAAGGGCTTCAATAAAAAATTGAATAGCTTCGTGCAGTCTTACGGCTCGAAACAGCTTGATGCATCGTGCCTGCGAATCGTGATGGTTGGATTTCTTCCGCCGGAAGATCCGCGCATTCGCGGAACGGTAGAGGCAATTGAACAACGTCTGATGAAGGGCGGCTTCGTGCAACGGTATGACACGAAGACGAGCGACGACGGATTGCCTGCGGGGGAAGGGGTGTTTCTCGCGTGCAGCTTCTGGATGGTGACCAATCTATGGCTCATCGGACGCAAAGACGAAGCGATCGCTCTTTATGAGCGGCTGCTTAAACTACGCAATGATGTGGGACTGCTATCAGAGGAATATGATCCGGTCGGCAAGCGGCTTGTAGGGAATTTCCCACAGGCTTTGACACATATCGCACTCCTTCACGCGGCCTATGCGATCTCGGGAATGTGGCATCCGGAAGGCAGCAAATAG
- the treY gene encoding malto-oligosyltrehalose synthase has protein sequence MRIPGSTYRLQLHQGFTFDDAASIAEYLRALGVTHVYCSPYLQAAPGSTHGYDVVDHQKVNEELGGAAGHSRFCARLKEVGLGQVLDVVPNHMALGKENRYWWDVLENGTSSRYTSFFDIDWQPQEERLRDKVLVPVLSDQYGRVLQAGGIKVSRRGGRFLVECAGQTFPVAPTSLPVILTRAAEYAKSDTLSFLAASFGRLPTPEYVDRRTTLARHRDKVVLFTLLDRLCGEEPEGCNAIDRSIAELNEHLDALDDFLNQQNYRLSYWKTADQQLGYRRFFDVNSLIGLRVEREHVFEEVHALVLDWIERGILDGVRIDHPDGLRDPLEYLQRLRERAPDAWIVGEKILEHGEFLRESWPIEGTTGYDFLNVAAGVLVSPQGMEELSKVYEAFLGRDFAGELTDFPAMAHNKKVSVTQEGLGSDVNRLTSMFVEICEANRNQRDYTRAEIRRAIREIAACFAIYRTYVVPVRDEITDEDRAYISHAAEYAKQERQDIDGGLFDFLREVLTMKVTGKQESEFLLRFQQFTGPVMAKGVEDTALYCYNRLSAMNEVGGDPGSNGLSVAEFHAYCEKMQATHPLTMTTLSTHDTKRSEDVRARIEVLSEMPSRFSAAIHRWVRMNNGFRTAGAGTNAMPDRNTEYLYYQTLIGAWPLSIERAQAYMLKATREAKQQTAWTANNKEFEDALARFIAGTLSSAPFLRDLEQFVDKVKDAGRVNSLAQTLMKYTAPGVPDTYQGTEIWDLSLVDPDNRRPVDYQQRIALMKDLRKLHGDNIAAQVMARSEEGLPKMWVIHHALQLRRERPEWFGADAAYTPLLVDGPKSEHAIAYLRGDSLAIVVPRLTVKLAGAWREASIMLPKGRWLNLLTKLEIDGGKVAIKNLLNGFPVALLVRKDDSKEQSHV, from the coding sequence TTGCGTATTCCCGGTTCTACCTATCGTTTGCAACTGCACCAGGGCTTTACGTTCGATGATGCTGCAAGTATTGCGGAGTACCTTCGTGCGCTCGGCGTAACGCATGTGTACTGTTCACCTTATCTTCAGGCCGCGCCCGGCAGCACACACGGATACGATGTCGTCGATCACCAGAAAGTGAACGAAGAGTTGGGTGGGGCGGCGGGTCATAGCCGCTTCTGTGCCAGGCTGAAAGAAGTGGGGCTGGGGCAGGTGCTGGATGTTGTGCCAAACCATATGGCACTCGGCAAGGAAAATCGCTACTGGTGGGATGTGTTGGAGAACGGAACCTCCAGCCGATATACCTCGTTCTTCGATATCGATTGGCAACCGCAGGAAGAGCGTCTGCGCGACAAGGTGCTGGTCCCGGTGCTCTCTGACCAATATGGAAGAGTGTTGCAGGCTGGCGGCATCAAGGTGTCGAGGCGCGGGGGCAGGTTTCTGGTGGAGTGTGCAGGCCAGACGTTTCCCGTGGCTCCAACTTCGCTGCCTGTGATTCTGACGCGCGCTGCCGAATATGCGAAATCGGACACGCTGAGTTTTTTGGCGGCGTCGTTTGGACGGCTGCCGACACCCGAGTATGTCGACCGCAGAACGACACTTGCGCGCCATCGTGACAAGGTTGTGCTGTTCACTTTGCTGGATCGCCTGTGCGGGGAAGAGCCAGAAGGGTGCAATGCAATCGATCGCTCTATCGCAGAGTTGAATGAGCATCTTGATGCATTGGACGATTTTCTCAATCAGCAGAACTACCGGCTTTCTTACTGGAAGACAGCAGATCAGCAGCTTGGATATCGCCGTTTTTTCGATGTGAATTCGCTGATTGGGTTACGTGTCGAGCGCGAGCATGTGTTTGAAGAGGTTCACGCGCTCGTTCTAGATTGGATAGAGCGCGGCATTCTGGACGGAGTGAGAATCGATCATCCGGATGGCTTGCGGGACCCGTTGGAGTATCTGCAACGCTTACGCGAACGCGCTCCCGATGCGTGGATCGTGGGCGAAAAAATTCTTGAGCACGGAGAGTTTCTGCGCGAGAGTTGGCCCATCGAAGGCACGACTGGCTATGACTTTCTGAATGTTGCCGCCGGTGTGCTGGTGTCACCGCAAGGCATGGAAGAGTTGAGCAAGGTCTATGAAGCTTTTCTGGGCCGTGATTTTGCAGGGGAGCTTACAGATTTTCCAGCGATGGCGCATAACAAAAAAGTCAGCGTCACCCAGGAGGGCCTGGGCAGCGACGTGAATCGCCTGACCAGCATGTTCGTCGAGATATGCGAAGCCAATCGCAACCAGCGGGATTACACGCGGGCCGAGATACGACGGGCCATTCGGGAGATTGCGGCCTGCTTTGCAATCTATCGCACCTATGTGGTGCCGGTACGCGATGAGATCACGGATGAAGACAGGGCGTACATCTCTCATGCGGCGGAGTATGCGAAGCAGGAGCGGCAGGACATCGATGGCGGCCTCTTCGATTTTCTTCGCGAGGTGCTGACCATGAAAGTGACTGGCAAGCAGGAGAGCGAATTCCTGCTGCGGTTTCAACAATTCACTGGTCCGGTGATGGCGAAAGGCGTGGAAGACACTGCCTTGTACTGTTACAACCGCTTGTCCGCGATGAATGAAGTCGGCGGCGATCCGGGGAGCAACGGTTTGAGCGTCGCGGAGTTTCATGCTTATTGCGAAAAGATGCAGGCAACACACCCGCTAACGATGACGACGCTCTCCACCCACGATACGAAGCGCAGTGAAGATGTACGGGCGAGAATTGAAGTGCTGTCGGAGATGCCTTCGAGGTTCAGTGCGGCAATCCACCGCTGGGTCCGGATGAATAATGGGTTCCGCACGGCGGGAGCCGGCACAAACGCAATGCCCGATCGTAATACGGAGTACTTGTACTATCAGACTCTGATCGGGGCATGGCCGTTGTCGATTGAGCGCGCGCAGGCCTATATGTTGAAGGCGACGCGTGAGGCGAAGCAACAGACGGCATGGACTGCCAACAATAAAGAGTTTGAAGACGCGCTGGCCAGATTTATTGCCGGAACTCTATCGAGCGCGCCGTTCTTGCGAGATTTGGAACAGTTTGTCGATAAGGTAAAAGACGCGGGTCGCGTGAACTCGCTGGCACAGACGTTGATGAAATACACTGCGCCCGGAGTGCCGGATACATATCAAGGAACAGAGATCTGGGATTTGAGCCTTGTCGATCCGGACAACCGTCGACCAGTGGACTACCAGCAGCGTATTGCCTTAATGAAAGACCTGAGGAAACTGCATGGGGACAATATTGCGGCCCAGGTGATGGCTCGCTCTGAGGAAGGTCTGCCCAAGATGTGGGTCATTCATCATGCGTTGCAGTTGCGGCGCGAAAGGCCGGAATGGTTTGGCGCGGACGCAGCCTATACTCCGTTACTCGTAGATGGGCCGAAGAGCGAGCACGCCATTGCCTATCTTCGTGGCGATTCGCTCGCTATTGTGGTGCCGAGGTTGACAGTGAAGCTGGCTGGAGCGTGGAGAGAGGCGAGCATCATGCTGCCGAAGGGCAGATGGTTAAATCTTCTGACCAAGCTGGAGATAGATGGAGGAAAAGTCGCCATCAAAAATTTGCTGAATGGCTTTCCAGTTGCGCTGCTTGTACGCAAGGACGACAGCAAGGAGCAGAGCCATGTATAA
- the treZ gene encoding malto-oligosyltrehalose trehalohydrolase — translation MYKFTVWAPGAKKMAVKIGDALHPMSGPDDTGWWNASIDAANNSTDYSFVLDDDATPYPDPRGLWQPHGVHGPSRVYDHDAFAWNDSRWQGPPLSGAVIYEMHVGTFTAAGTFAAAIERLNYLFELGITHIELMPVVEFPGKFGWGYDGVALFAVKDLYGGPDGLKRFVDACHSRGLAVLMDVVYNHFGPVGNYTTKFGPYLTHRHNTPWGDAVNFEEAGADEVRRFFCDNALMWMRDYHVDGLRLDAVHEFVDRSAIHFMEQLSAEVEILSSTLERKLVLIAESDLNDPKMVTPREAGGYGMDAQWSDDFHHALFTILNIEVEGKGYYVDFGSFERLAKALTAVFVYDGVYSQYRRHTHGRPVHGLSAHHFIGFIQNHDQVGNRATGDRLEHIVGMERAKVAIGIVLMSPFVPLIFQGDEFAASSPFQYFADHDEPAMVAAVREGRKREFAAFGWNPDEIPNPDEADTFQRSKLNWDEIHEENHGEMLNWFRQLIQLRRHTSCLNDGDLNHLKVKFDEDKRWLTMDRGQVRVLCNLGKESVEFENCGGFSLSLGSRNDIGITNGKVLLPPDSVAILSAKEG, via the coding sequence ATGTATAAATTTACCGTGTGGGCGCCGGGTGCTAAGAAGATGGCAGTCAAGATCGGCGATGCTCTGCACCCCATGAGTGGACCGGATGATACGGGATGGTGGAATGCATCGATAGATGCAGCGAACAACAGTACGGACTACAGTTTCGTGCTGGATGACGATGCGACCCCTTACCCTGATCCGCGCGGATTGTGGCAGCCGCATGGAGTTCATGGGCCGTCGCGTGTCTACGATCATGATGCTTTTGCGTGGAACGATAGCCGCTGGCAGGGGCCGCCACTCTCGGGCGCCGTCATCTACGAGATGCATGTGGGAACGTTCACCGCCGCAGGAACATTCGCCGCGGCGATTGAACGGCTCAACTATCTTTTTGAGCTGGGAATTACGCACATCGAGTTGATGCCGGTCGTTGAGTTTCCCGGTAAGTTTGGCTGGGGCTATGACGGTGTCGCATTATTTGCTGTCAAAGATCTTTACGGCGGCCCGGACGGACTAAAGAGATTCGTCGATGCATGTCACTCGCGCGGCCTTGCGGTCCTGATGGATGTGGTCTACAACCACTTTGGTCCGGTGGGAAACTACACGACGAAGTTTGGGCCATATCTGACGCACCGGCACAATACCCCGTGGGGCGATGCGGTCAACTTTGAAGAGGCAGGTGCGGACGAGGTGCGGCGGTTCTTCTGCGACAACGCGCTGATGTGGATGCGCGACTATCACGTAGACGGTCTGCGGCTGGATGCGGTGCACGAGTTTGTGGATCGATCGGCGATTCATTTTATGGAACAGCTATCGGCGGAGGTCGAGATCTTGTCTTCGACGCTTGAGCGGAAGCTGGTGCTGATTGCAGAGAGCGACCTGAACGATCCGAAGATGGTAACGCCGCGCGAAGCGGGTGGCTACGGCATGGACGCGCAATGGAGCGACGACTTTCACCATGCGCTGTTTACCATCCTCAACATTGAAGTAGAAGGCAAAGGCTACTACGTCGATTTTGGATCGTTTGAGCGCTTGGCAAAAGCTTTGACGGCGGTATTTGTCTACGATGGTGTTTACTCCCAGTATCGGCGGCATACGCACGGCCGTCCCGTGCATGGACTGTCTGCGCATCACTTCATTGGATTCATTCAGAACCATGACCAGGTGGGAAATCGCGCGACGGGCGACCGCTTGGAGCACATCGTCGGCATGGAGCGCGCAAAGGTTGCCATTGGGATTGTTCTGATGTCGCCTTTTGTTCCTCTGATCTTTCAAGGAGACGAGTTTGCGGCTTCTTCGCCATTTCAGTACTTTGCTGATCACGATGAGCCTGCGATGGTTGCAGCCGTGCGAGAGGGAAGGAAGCGCGAGTTCGCGGCATTCGGATGGAACCCGGATGAGATTCCCAACCCGGACGAGGCAGATACCTTTCAACGATCGAAGCTGAATTGGGACGAGATTCACGAGGAGAATCACGGAGAGATGCTGAACTGGTTTCGGCAACTCATCCAGCTGCGGCGTCATACCTCTTGCCTCAATGACGGAGACCTGAATCACCTCAAGGTCAAGTTTGACGAGGATAAGCGCTGGCTAACGATGGACCGTGGCCAGGTACGAGTCTTGTGCAATCTGGGCAAGGAGTCCGTCGAGTTTGAGAATTGCGGCGGATTTTCTCTGTCGCTGGGTTCTCGAAATGATATCGGGATTACCAATGGCAAGGTGCTTCTGCCGCCCGACAGCGTTGCCATCCTCTCCGCAAAAGAAGGCTAA